The following coding sequences lie in one Myxococcus xanthus genomic window:
- a CDS encoding lamin tail domain-containing protein — MPLFRMAGMLAVLTLLCACSDGRGTSGAPRLPAVELSPTTVGLAYEAMFTASGGEPPLRYTVSPPPAGFSFYTGEGRLLGPGSEAGDFSITVTVRDADGLENVRTYALKIYPRPEVTSDGLPAATAGDNYEHVLVATGGRPPLQWELVAGSLPTGIALSPEGLLTGQAQGQGTYPITLRVHDAHGAEAEVQLGLEVVGPGQTPDGGAPDGSFPLSVGNWNIEWFGDPLNGPNDELLQLTNAQAVIADAGVDFWGLAEIVSTAQFNELKARLPGYDGFLADDSSRVSSGTSDYSANEQKVGVLFKSDVVQVLRADVVLGNHEYDFGGRPPLRVDLRIQRGGASVDVTALVIHMKAFAGPDEYARRLSASGWIKDYVDLRLPTQRAMVVGDWNDDVDVSIATNPSTGVKYDTPYRNFVSDSANYRFTTQALSEAGIGSTVSRSTFIDHQLVTNELWASYVPNSTQVIRPSITGYRDNTSDHYPIISRFNFGNAGGGGTGTGGTQYKVFINEYLPQSHNKPGTTMPDYDQQFVELVNTGTTAVDLGGWKIHDASSYAGEDDTRHVFPAGTMIQPGKSYVVYSGPTAVPTGATNATAASGGGLYFNRGVNTGSSGDTVLLVRPDNTVQDSAGYQDTEVGISYNRSPDGSSTGTWMPHTQLSAGVEASPGRRVNGTAF, encoded by the coding sequence ATGCCGCTTTTCCGAATGGCGGGGATGCTCGCCGTCCTCACCCTGCTGTGCGCCTGCTCCGATGGACGTGGAACCTCCGGAGCGCCCCGTCTGCCCGCGGTCGAGCTGTCTCCGACGACGGTGGGCCTTGCCTACGAAGCCATGTTCACCGCGTCCGGGGGCGAGCCGCCCCTGCGCTACACGGTGTCACCGCCGCCGGCGGGTTTCTCCTTCTATACGGGAGAGGGGCGGCTGCTGGGCCCGGGCAGCGAGGCCGGTGACTTCTCCATCACCGTGACGGTGCGGGACGCGGACGGCCTGGAGAACGTGCGCACGTACGCGCTGAAAATCTATCCACGCCCTGAGGTCACCAGTGACGGGCTCCCCGCCGCCACGGCGGGGGACAACTACGAGCACGTCCTGGTCGCCACCGGTGGGCGCCCTCCCCTTCAATGGGAGTTGGTGGCGGGCTCGCTGCCCACGGGCATCGCGTTGAGCCCCGAAGGATTGCTGACGGGGCAGGCCCAGGGACAGGGGACCTATCCCATCACCCTGCGGGTCCACGACGCCCACGGCGCCGAGGCCGAGGTCCAGTTGGGGCTGGAAGTGGTGGGTCCCGGGCAGACGCCGGACGGGGGAGCGCCGGATGGGAGCTTCCCGCTGTCGGTGGGGAACTGGAACATCGAGTGGTTCGGGGACCCGCTCAATGGGCCCAACGACGAGCTGTTGCAGTTGACCAATGCCCAGGCCGTCATCGCCGACGCGGGCGTGGACTTCTGGGGGCTGGCGGAGATTGTCAGCACGGCGCAGTTCAACGAGCTGAAGGCGCGGCTGCCGGGCTACGACGGCTTCCTGGCGGATGACAGCTCGCGGGTGTCGTCGGGAACGAGCGACTACTCGGCCAACGAACAGAAGGTGGGCGTGCTGTTCAAGTCGGACGTGGTGCAGGTGCTGCGGGCGGACGTGGTGCTGGGGAACCACGAGTACGACTTCGGCGGGCGCCCTCCGCTGCGCGTGGACCTGCGCATCCAGCGCGGTGGTGCCAGCGTGGACGTGACGGCGTTGGTCATCCACATGAAGGCGTTCGCCGGTCCGGACGAATACGCGCGGCGCCTGTCGGCCTCCGGGTGGATCAAGGACTACGTGGACCTTCGCCTGCCCACACAGCGGGCCATGGTGGTGGGTGACTGGAATGACGACGTGGATGTGTCCATCGCGACCAATCCCAGCACTGGGGTGAAGTACGACACGCCGTACCGCAACTTCGTGAGCGACTCAGCCAACTACAGATTCACCACCCAGGCCCTGTCCGAGGCAGGCATTGGCAGCACGGTGAGCCGCAGCACGTTCATCGACCATCAGCTCGTCACCAACGAACTCTGGGCCAGCTACGTCCCCAACTCGACCCAGGTGATCCGACCGAGCATCACGGGCTACCGGGACAACACGTCCGACCACTACCCCATCATCAGCCGCTTCAACTTCGGCAATGCGGGAGGCGGGGGAACGGGGACGGGCGGGACGCAGTACAAGGTGTTCATCAACGAGTACCTGCCGCAGTCGCACAACAAACCGGGCACCACGATGCCGGATTATGACCAGCAGTTCGTCGAACTGGTGAACACAGGCACCACGGCGGTGGACCTGGGTGGCTGGAAGATTCACGACGCCAGCTCCTACGCGGGCGAAGACGACACGCGGCACGTATTCCCGGCGGGGACGATGATTCAGCCGGGCAAGTCGTACGTCGTGTACTCGGGTCCGACGGCGGTGCCCACGGGCGCGACGAACGCCACGGCGGCCTCGGGAGGCGGGCTGTACTTCAACCGGGGCGTCAACACGGGCAGCAGCGGCGACACCGTGCTCCTGGTGCGGCCGGACAACACCGTGCAGGACAGCGCGGGGTATCAGGACACGGAGGTGGGCATCTCCTACAACCGGAGCCCGGACGGGAGCTCCACCGGGACGTGGATGCCGCATACGCAGCTGTCAGCCGGTGTTGAGGCTTCGCCTGGGCGGCGGGTGAACGGCACGGCGTTCTGA
- a CDS encoding transcriptional regulator, translating to MASKWDKQLMDFLKRTGDELKRTTDDLRGEAERLLKEVKDPQNQAKVKEGLEQLRTWAASTSKVAAEKIEVAVRQVEGAVERAFTNEEGGERTPPSRPAKAPAEPAAEAKAPKASASRPAAKKAGGKSIGRKKPAAKGAATKTAKKAVSGSKKTIGRPKKPVAKTTAGA from the coding sequence ATGGCCAGCAAGTGGGACAAGCAGCTGATGGACTTCCTCAAGCGCACCGGTGACGAGCTCAAGCGCACCACCGATGACCTGCGCGGCGAGGCTGAGCGCCTCCTCAAGGAAGTGAAGGACCCTCAGAACCAGGCCAAGGTGAAGGAAGGCCTGGAGCAGCTGCGCACCTGGGCCGCCAGCACCAGCAAGGTGGCGGCGGAGAAGATTGAAGTCGCTGTGCGTCAGGTCGAGGGCGCCGTCGAGCGCGCCTTCACGAACGAGGAGGGCGGCGAGCGGACCCCTCCCTCGCGCCCCGCCAAGGCGCCAGCCGAGCCCGCGGCCGAGGCCAAGGCCCCCAAGGCCAGCGCCTCCCGCCCCGCCGCGAAGAAGGCCGGGGGAAAGTCCATTGGCCGCAAGAAGCCCGCCGCCAAGGGCGCCGCCACGAAGACGGCGAAGAAGGCTGTTTCGGGTTCCAAGAAGACGATTGGCCGGCCCAAGAAGCCCGTCGCCAAGACCACCGCCGGAGCGTGA
- the grpE gene encoding nucleotide exchange factor GrpE — MRAVAGSNDKSRIQTDIGQDVIDAAVRSVERHMDEEDEVTVIEVEASGPSTPVEAEASASPADTTSPPSDAEATPSEDVAALRQEVESLKAQLEFSQAKGRETMERLREAHERAKEAQERTVRHAADLENYRKRAQKEKEEVQRFGSEKLLKDLLPVMDNLDRAIDAAAKSPDLDSFEKGVAMTRKSFEDALGRHGVKGFSAKGQVFDPRVHEAIQQVETADVPAGHVAYEVVRGFYLNERLVRPAMVVVARAPAEPVAAAEPPAVAEPATATTDTEAPAAPAQSENSSGGSQ; from the coding sequence GTGCGCGCCGTGGCCGGCTCGAACGACAAGAGCAGAATCCAGACAGACATCGGGCAGGACGTCATTGACGCGGCGGTTCGCAGCGTCGAGCGTCACATGGACGAAGAGGACGAGGTGACCGTCATCGAGGTGGAGGCTTCAGGCCCGTCCACCCCGGTGGAGGCCGAAGCGTCCGCGTCCCCCGCCGACACGACTTCTCCGCCGTCTGACGCCGAGGCGACCCCGTCCGAGGACGTGGCGGCGCTCCGCCAGGAGGTGGAGTCCCTCAAGGCCCAGCTCGAATTCAGCCAGGCCAAGGGGCGCGAGACGATGGAGCGCCTGCGCGAGGCCCACGAGCGTGCGAAGGAGGCGCAGGAGCGCACCGTGCGTCACGCCGCGGACCTGGAGAACTACCGCAAGCGCGCGCAGAAGGAGAAGGAGGAGGTCCAGCGCTTCGGCTCGGAGAAGCTGCTCAAGGACCTGCTCCCGGTGATGGACAACCTGGACCGCGCGATTGACGCCGCGGCCAAGTCGCCGGACCTGGACAGCTTCGAGAAGGGCGTGGCCATGACGCGCAAGTCCTTCGAGGACGCGCTGGGCCGCCACGGGGTGAAGGGCTTCAGCGCCAAGGGGCAGGTGTTCGACCCGCGCGTGCACGAGGCCATCCAGCAGGTGGAGACGGCGGACGTCCCCGCCGGCCACGTTGCCTACGAAGTCGTGCGCGGCTTCTACCTCAATGAACGGCTGGTGCGTCCGGCCATGGTCGTCGTCGCGCGTGCACCCGCCGAGCCTGTGGCCGCCGCGGAGCCGCCGGCCGTCGCCGAGCCCGCCACCGCCACGACCGACACCGAGGCGCCCGCCGCGCCCGCGCAGTCCGAGAACTCTTCCGGGGGGAGTCAGTAA
- the dnaK gene encoding molecular chaperone DnaK — protein sequence MGKVIGIDLGTTNSCVAVMEGGEPVVIPNSEGSRTTPSMVGFTDSGERLVGQIAKRQAITNPENTVFAAKRLIGRKFDSPEGKKAIGVSPFKVASSPNGDAWVEIRGKGYSPPEVSAIVLMKMKQTAEDYLGEQVSEAVITVPAYFNDSQRQATKDAGRIAGLSVLRIINEPTAAALAYGLDKVQDGGTERIAVYDLGGGTFDISILELNAGVFEVKSTNGDTFLGGEDFDQRLIDYLAKRFAESNNGLDLRKDRMALQRLKEAAERAKHELSSAPETEVNLPFITADASGPKHLTETVDRATFEALVTDLIDRTIEPCRIALKDAGIPAQQINQVLLVGGMTRMPRVQQKVKEFFGREPHKGINPDEVVAVGAAIQGGVLKGEVKDVLLLDVTPLSLGVETAGGVFTKIIDKNTTIPCKKSQVFSTAVDNQPLVSVHVLQGEREMAADNKTLARFELVGIPPAPRGVPQIEVSFDIDANGIVHVSAKDLGTGKVQQVRVVSNSGLSEAEIQAMISDAQSHASDDKKKKELAELRNNADGLIYTTEKSLEEYASLLSEKDREEIKADLERLKEVLNTSDAAVLKESFQRLEGSAYRIADAIYTGQAS from the coding sequence ATGGGCAAGGTGATTGGAATCGACCTTGGGACGACCAACTCGTGCGTCGCCGTCATGGAGGGCGGCGAGCCGGTGGTCATCCCCAACAGCGAAGGCAGCCGGACCACGCCTTCCATGGTGGGCTTCACTGACTCCGGCGAGCGCCTGGTGGGGCAGATTGCCAAGCGGCAGGCCATCACCAACCCGGAGAACACCGTCTTCGCGGCGAAGCGGCTCATCGGCCGCAAGTTCGACTCGCCCGAAGGCAAGAAGGCCATTGGCGTGTCGCCCTTCAAGGTGGCCTCCAGCCCCAACGGCGACGCGTGGGTGGAGATTCGCGGCAAGGGCTACAGCCCGCCGGAGGTCTCCGCCATCGTCCTGATGAAGATGAAGCAGACGGCGGAGGACTATCTCGGTGAGCAGGTCTCCGAGGCGGTCATCACCGTCCCCGCCTACTTCAACGACAGCCAGCGTCAGGCCACCAAGGACGCCGGCCGCATCGCCGGGCTCAGTGTCCTGCGCATCATCAACGAGCCCACCGCCGCGGCCCTGGCCTACGGCCTGGACAAGGTGCAGGACGGTGGCACCGAGCGCATCGCCGTCTACGACCTGGGCGGCGGCACCTTCGATATCTCCATCCTGGAGCTGAACGCCGGCGTGTTCGAAGTGAAGAGCACCAACGGCGACACGTTCCTGGGCGGCGAGGACTTCGACCAGCGCCTCATCGACTACCTGGCCAAGCGCTTCGCGGAATCCAACAACGGGCTGGACCTGCGCAAGGACCGCATGGCGCTGCAGCGCCTGAAGGAAGCCGCCGAGCGCGCCAAGCACGAGCTGTCCAGCGCGCCCGAGACGGAGGTGAACCTGCCGTTCATCACCGCCGATGCCTCCGGTCCCAAGCACCTCACGGAGACCGTGGACCGCGCCACCTTCGAGGCGCTGGTGACGGACCTCATCGACCGCACCATCGAGCCGTGCCGGATTGCCCTGAAGGACGCGGGCATTCCCGCGCAGCAGATCAACCAGGTGCTGCTGGTGGGCGGCATGACGCGCATGCCGCGCGTGCAGCAGAAGGTGAAGGAGTTCTTCGGCAGGGAGCCTCACAAGGGCATCAACCCGGACGAGGTCGTCGCCGTGGGCGCGGCCATCCAGGGCGGTGTGCTCAAGGGCGAGGTGAAGGACGTCCTCCTGCTGGACGTGACGCCGCTGTCGCTCGGTGTCGAGACGGCCGGCGGTGTCTTCACGAAAATCATCGACAAGAACACCACCATCCCCTGCAAGAAGAGCCAGGTGTTCTCCACCGCCGTGGACAACCAGCCGCTGGTGAGCGTGCACGTGCTCCAGGGCGAGCGTGAGATGGCGGCGGACAACAAGACGCTGGCGCGCTTCGAACTGGTGGGCATTCCCCCGGCGCCGCGCGGCGTGCCGCAAATCGAGGTGTCGTTCGACATCGACGCCAACGGCATCGTCCACGTCAGCGCCAAGGACCTGGGCACCGGCAAGGTTCAGCAGGTGCGCGTGGTGAGCAACTCCGGCCTGTCCGAGGCGGAAATCCAGGCGATGATTTCCGACGCCCAGTCGCACGCCTCCGACGACAAGAAGAAGAAGGAGCTGGCGGAGCTGCGCAACAACGCCGACGGCCTCATCTACACGACGGAGAAGAGCCTGGAGGAGTACGCGAGCCTCCTGTCGGAGAAGGACCGCGAGGAAATCAAGGCGGACCTGGAGCGCCTCAAGGAGGTGCTCAACACCTCCGACGCGGCGGTGCTCAAGGAATCCTTCCAGCGCCTGGAAGGCAGCGCCTACCGCATCGCGGACGCCATCTACACGGGCCAGGCGAGCTGA
- a CDS encoding serine/threonine-protein kinase: MADVILEDCLERGLSLDSGLDVFLTQCARLVHARAGFVSLRGTRGPVLTRVLGEPGVDVLEAAHWQGVRKLDDGRTLFCTRLALGSLELGGLGLVVEGAFDGGGGLVMQLVEAIGEQLDSAVLGFLALTDGKGALERLDALSGEPPAASRGHIGRYEVVTPLGTGGMAQVLVARTRGPEGLGRLVALKRILPHLSSDPSIVQQFLDEARIGLRLSHPNLVHFYDFGEAEGAYYIAMELVRGVDLERLLRAAKGPLETAHAVAMVCQGLAGLHAAHVLQGEDGAPLELVHRDLSPHNLMVGFDGRVKVLDFGVAKARAQRTVTLPGIVKGKPLYMSPEQARGMRLDARSDLFAMGLVLYQSLIGARAFEKPEELATMHAICDEALPPRPSHISRALWDVLETALAKRPEARFGSAREMADRLADACRPANDSELVRLMAKHFPDRHREFMQLDRSASAGGRALDETPIMRPRLRKSSP; encoded by the coding sequence ATGGCCGACGTCATCCTGGAGGACTGCCTGGAGCGGGGCCTGTCCCTGGACTCCGGGCTCGACGTGTTTCTCACGCAGTGTGCCCGGCTGGTGCATGCGCGCGCGGGCTTCGTGTCCCTGCGAGGGACGCGAGGCCCAGTGCTGACGCGGGTGCTGGGCGAGCCCGGGGTGGACGTCCTGGAGGCGGCGCACTGGCAAGGTGTCCGCAAGCTGGATGACGGCCGGACGCTCTTCTGCACGCGGCTGGCCCTGGGCAGCCTGGAGCTGGGGGGCCTGGGGCTGGTGGTGGAGGGCGCCTTCGACGGCGGCGGCGGGCTGGTGATGCAGCTGGTGGAGGCCATTGGCGAGCAGCTCGACAGCGCCGTGCTGGGCTTCCTCGCGCTGACGGACGGCAAGGGCGCGCTGGAGCGACTGGACGCGCTCAGCGGGGAGCCGCCTGCGGCCTCGCGGGGCCACATTGGCCGCTATGAGGTGGTGACGCCCCTGGGCACCGGGGGCATGGCGCAGGTGCTGGTGGCGCGGACCCGAGGCCCGGAGGGCCTGGGGCGGCTGGTGGCCCTCAAGCGCATCCTCCCGCACCTGTCCTCGGACCCTTCCATCGTCCAGCAGTTCCTGGACGAGGCCCGCATCGGCCTGCGGCTCTCCCACCCCAACCTGGTGCACTTCTACGACTTCGGCGAGGCGGAGGGCGCGTACTACATCGCCATGGAGTTGGTGCGCGGCGTGGACCTGGAGCGGCTCCTCCGCGCGGCCAAGGGCCCGCTGGAGACGGCGCACGCGGTGGCCATGGTGTGCCAGGGCCTGGCGGGGCTGCATGCGGCGCACGTGCTGCAGGGCGAGGACGGCGCGCCGCTCGAGCTGGTGCACCGGGATTTGTCCCCGCACAACCTCATGGTGGGGTTCGACGGGCGGGTGAAGGTGCTGGACTTCGGGGTGGCCAAGGCCCGCGCCCAGCGCACGGTGACGCTGCCGGGCATCGTGAAGGGCAAGCCGCTGTACATGTCCCCCGAGCAGGCGCGCGGCATGCGGCTGGATGCGCGCAGCGACCTGTTCGCCATGGGGCTCGTCCTCTACCAGTCGCTCATCGGCGCGCGGGCCTTCGAGAAACCCGAAGAACTGGCCACCATGCACGCCATCTGCGACGAGGCCCTTCCGCCGCGGCCTTCGCACATCTCCCGGGCGCTCTGGGACGTGCTGGAGACGGCACTGGCCAAGCGCCCCGAGGCACGCTTCGGCAGCGCGCGGGAGATGGCGGACCGGCTGGCGGATGCCTGCCGTCCGGCGAACGACTCGGAGCTGGTGCGGCTCATGGCGAAGCACTTCCCTGACCGGCATCGCGAGTTCATGCAGTTGGACCGCTCTGCCTCCGCGGGAGGGCGGGCCCTGGACGAAACGCCCATCATGCGACCGCGGCTCCGGAAGTCCTCACCCTGA
- a CDS encoding YsnF/AvaK domain-containing protein, with protein sequence MYQRSDVNEGMVVRSIDGEKLGKVFAIGDGEFHIEKGLFFPKDYLVRYSEISRIDGSEIILSHGKEMLSRLTGEDRTGAVAGTGGGAGVGPGAVGLGADQAAARASTGMDATTDTVGRKGTYDTGYDTRLGADARHGTGVDTDTAGLKATDTTVGARDIHGREEDITIPLHKEEVDVLKRDVQAGEVRVHKDVVEEDREMDVPVRRERVRVERRDVSPGRPAMNASFQEETVVVPLRAEEVEVQKRAVVDEEVVIHKDEVDEERHISEHVRREEVDIRTEGSDERARTLNAPSDDPLKRGY encoded by the coding sequence ATGTACCAACGCAGCGACGTCAACGAAGGGATGGTCGTCCGCAGCATCGACGGCGAGAAGCTCGGCAAGGTCTTCGCCATCGGCGACGGCGAATTCCACATCGAGAAGGGCCTCTTCTTCCCGAAGGACTACCTGGTCCGGTACTCGGAAATCAGTCGCATCGACGGCTCGGAAATCATCCTCAGCCACGGCAAGGAGATGCTGAGCCGGCTGACGGGTGAGGACCGCACGGGCGCCGTCGCCGGCACGGGTGGCGGCGCGGGCGTGGGTCCGGGCGCGGTGGGACTGGGCGCCGACCAGGCCGCGGCCCGCGCCAGCACGGGCATGGACGCCACCACGGACACGGTGGGCCGCAAGGGCACCTACGACACGGGCTACGACACACGCCTGGGCGCGGACGCCCGCCACGGCACCGGCGTGGACACGGACACCGCGGGACTGAAAGCCACGGACACCACGGTGGGCGCGCGGGACATCCACGGCCGCGAGGAGGACATCACCATCCCCCTGCACAAGGAGGAGGTGGACGTGCTCAAGCGGGACGTCCAGGCCGGTGAGGTCCGCGTCCACAAGGACGTGGTGGAGGAGGACCGGGAGATGGACGTGCCGGTGCGCCGCGAGCGCGTCCGCGTGGAGCGCCGGGACGTGAGCCCGGGCCGCCCGGCGATGAATGCCTCGTTCCAGGAGGAGACCGTCGTCGTCCCGCTGCGCGCCGAGGAAGTCGAAGTCCAGAAGCGCGCCGTCGTCGACGAGGAGGTCGTCATCCACAAGGACGAGGTGGACGAGGAGCGCCACATCTCCGAGCACGTACGCCGGGAAGAGGTGGACATCCGCACCGAGGGCAGCGACGAGCGGGCGCGTACGCTGAACGCGCCCTCCGACGACCCGCTCAAGCGCGGGTACTGA
- a CDS encoding YsnF/AvaK domain-containing protein, translating into MRTDVREGMRVFTADGTRLGTVVGCGGETFAIEGGLLRLKSFTARYGDVVDVRGEDVHLGLTRDEVSPEHDSPTQARSGHPESVLSAGFATPGELVVPLAREEAHPHLVVREAGQVRIHKVVRTEVRHFSVPVRREELVVERVSEQTVDAEGPPAPEAMASARPVLEGLVPFEAGTFVIPLREERVEVTRSVHVWQEVAVSRYTDEVLRQVHATVRKETAEVEERGEVLHDGPLDGLHS; encoded by the coding sequence ATGCGCACGGACGTACGGGAAGGGATGCGGGTCTTCACGGCGGATGGGACCCGGTTGGGCACCGTGGTGGGGTGTGGCGGGGAGACCTTCGCCATCGAAGGAGGGCTGCTGCGGCTGAAGTCCTTCACCGCGCGCTACGGTGACGTGGTGGACGTGCGCGGAGAAGACGTGCACCTGGGGCTGACGCGGGACGAGGTGTCACCGGAGCACGACAGCCCGACGCAGGCGCGGTCAGGTCACCCCGAGTCCGTGCTCTCCGCCGGGTTCGCGACGCCCGGCGAACTCGTGGTGCCCCTGGCCCGCGAGGAGGCCCATCCTCACCTGGTGGTGCGCGAGGCGGGACAGGTGCGCATCCACAAGGTGGTGCGGACGGAGGTGCGGCACTTCTCCGTGCCCGTGCGCCGCGAGGAGCTGGTGGTGGAGCGGGTGTCCGAACAGACCGTGGACGCCGAGGGCCCGCCGGCGCCGGAGGCCATGGCCTCCGCCCGGCCGGTGCTGGAGGGGCTGGTACCCTTCGAGGCGGGCACCTTCGTCATCCCCCTGCGCGAGGAGCGGGTGGAGGTCACCAGGTCCGTGCATGTCTGGCAGGAGGTTGCGGTTTCCCGGTACACCGACGAGGTGCTCCGGCAGGTTCACGCCACCGTTCGGAAAGAGACGGCGGAGGTGGAGGAGCGGGGCGAGGTGCTCCACGACGGCCCGTTGGACGGGCTGCACTCCTGA
- a CDS encoding ABC transporter substrate-binding protein, with product MRRLAPMLLAALAVMVAACEKKTQPAPSGEGGTQAAQGQGAAPGGAPVDANTILLGQVGSLTGGQATFGISTRNGIELALKEANAAGGVKGKKLSIRVYDNQSKPEEAAQAATRLITQDKVALILGDVASSNSLAMAEKAQAAGVPMITPSSTNPTVTDKGDYIFRVCFIDPFQGFVMAKFARENLKLNTVAVLQDNKSAYSIGLADVFTRKFTEMGGKVTAVESYSQGDTDYRAQLTAIRKSQPEGIYVPGYYSEVGIIARQAREVGLKVPLMGGDGWDSEKLFELGGSAIEGSYFSNHYSPDNPDPRVQKFIADYKAAYGAVPDALAALGYDSARVAVDALERAKDLSGPSVRDAIAQTKDFPGVAGTVTLDAQRNAVKSAVVLKVEDGKTQYVTTINP from the coding sequence ATGCGACGACTTGCCCCGATGCTCCTCGCCGCGCTCGCCGTCATGGTGGCCGCTTGCGAGAAGAAGACGCAGCCAGCTCCTTCGGGTGAAGGAGGTACTCAGGCCGCGCAGGGGCAGGGGGCGGCGCCCGGGGGCGCTCCGGTGGACGCGAACACCATCCTGCTGGGCCAGGTGGGTTCGCTCACCGGTGGCCAGGCCACCTTCGGCATCTCCACGCGCAACGGCATCGAGCTGGCCCTCAAGGAGGCCAACGCCGCCGGCGGGGTGAAGGGCAAGAAGCTGTCCATCCGCGTCTACGACAACCAGAGCAAGCCCGAGGAGGCCGCCCAGGCCGCCACGCGGCTGATTACGCAGGACAAGGTCGCGCTCATCCTCGGGGACGTGGCGTCGTCCAACTCGCTGGCCATGGCGGAGAAGGCGCAGGCGGCGGGCGTGCCGATGATTACGCCGTCCTCCACCAACCCCACCGTCACCGACAAGGGTGACTACATCTTCCGCGTCTGCTTCATCGATCCGTTCCAGGGCTTCGTGATGGCGAAGTTCGCGCGGGAGAACCTGAAGCTGAACACGGTGGCGGTGCTCCAGGACAACAAGAGCGCGTACTCCATTGGCCTGGCGGACGTCTTCACGCGCAAGTTCACGGAGATGGGCGGCAAGGTGACGGCCGTGGAGAGCTACAGCCAGGGCGACACGGATTACCGCGCCCAGCTCACCGCCATCCGCAAGTCGCAGCCGGAAGGCATCTACGTGCCGGGCTACTACAGCGAGGTGGGCATCATCGCCCGCCAGGCGCGCGAGGTGGGCCTCAAGGTTCCGCTGATGGGCGGCGACGGCTGGGACTCCGAGAAGCTCTTCGAGCTGGGCGGCAGCGCCATCGAGGGCAGCTACTTCTCCAACCACTACTCGCCGGACAACCCGGATCCGCGCGTGCAGAAGTTCATCGCGGACTACAAGGCCGCGTACGGCGCGGTGCCGGACGCCCTGGCCGCGCTGGGCTACGATTCGGCCCGCGTGGCGGTGGACGCCCTGGAGCGCGCCAAGGACCTGAGCGGCCCGTCCGTGCGTGACGCCATTGCCCAGACGAAGGACTTCCCGGGCGTGGCGGGCACCGTGACACTGGATGCCCAGCGCAATGCCGTGAAGTCCGCCGTCGTCCTCAAGGTCGAGGATGGCAAGACGCAGTACGTCACGACCATCAATCCCTAA
- a CDS encoding branched-chain amino acid ABC transporter permease → MAQLLQHLINGLAAGTIYALVALGYTMVYGVLKLINFAHGDVMMVGVYMGYATAFALGRDMRSSLLGVAVVFAVAMLGCALLGFLIERFAYRPLREKPRLTALITAIGISFALSYGFQLDLGFLPGAAPRAFPEVIEPVEWLVIGDRDVVVWNWQVISFGIAVALMVGLQYLVFRTRFGRAMRAVSWDHRVAALMGIPTDRVIALTFMLSSALAAGAGLLYAIKDTSVSPLMGLYVGLKAFVAAVIGGIGHVPGAVVGGLVLGLVEEFVVGYAASTWRDAVAFGFLILVLLVKPGGLFGRVAAEKV, encoded by the coding sequence ATGGCGCAGCTCCTCCAGCACCTCATCAACGGCCTGGCCGCCGGCACCATCTACGCGCTCGTCGCGCTTGGCTACACGATGGTGTACGGCGTCCTGAAGCTCATCAACTTCGCCCACGGCGACGTCATGATGGTCGGCGTCTACATGGGCTACGCCACCGCGTTCGCGCTCGGGCGCGACATGCGCAGCTCCCTGCTGGGCGTGGCCGTCGTGTTCGCGGTGGCCATGCTGGGCTGCGCGCTGCTCGGGTTCCTCATCGAGCGCTTCGCGTACCGCCCCCTGCGGGAGAAGCCGCGCCTCACCGCGCTCATCACCGCCATCGGCATCTCCTTCGCGCTGTCCTACGGCTTCCAACTGGACCTCGGCTTCTTGCCGGGCGCGGCGCCGCGGGCCTTCCCGGAGGTCATCGAGCCGGTGGAGTGGCTCGTCATCGGTGACCGGGACGTGGTGGTGTGGAACTGGCAGGTCATCAGCTTCGGCATCGCCGTGGCGCTGATGGTGGGCCTGCAGTACCTGGTGTTCCGCACGCGCTTCGGCCGGGCCATGCGCGCGGTGTCCTGGGACCACCGCGTGGCGGCGCTGATGGGCATCCCCACCGACCGCGTCATCGCGCTGACGTTCATGCTGAGCAGCGCGCTGGCGGCGGGCGCCGGCCTGCTCTACGCCATCAAGGACACGTCGGTGAGCCCGCTGATGGGCCTGTACGTGGGCCTCAAGGCCTTCGTGGCGGCGGTGATTGGTGGCATCGGCCATGTGCCGGGCGCCGTGGTGGGCGGCCTGGTGCTGGGCCTGGTGGAGGAGTTCGTGGTGGGCTACGCGGCCAGCACCTGGCGTGACGCGGTGGCCTTCGGCTTCCTCATCCTGGTGCTGCTGGTGAAGCCGGGCGGCCTCTTCGGCCGCGTCGCCGCGGAGAAGGTCTGA